The region ACATATGGAGGTGCGCCATGGTCGAGTCCGTCGTCGACACCGTCTACAGCAGAACACGTCAGAACCTGGTGGTCGCAGTGCTCGCGTTCGCCGGGATGGGGGCGTCGTTCATGCAGACGATCCTGATCCCCATCCAGGGCAGACTGCCGGAGCTGCTCGACGCTCCTGCCGCAGACACAGCGTGGGTCATCACGGCAACCCTGCTCGCATCGGCGATCGCGGTGCCGATCGCCGGAAAGCTCGGCGACATGTTCGGCAAGCGTCGGATCGCGTTGGTCCTGCTGGCGATACTGACGGTCGGATCGATCGTTTGTGCACTGTCGCCCGACCTGATCTGGATGATCGTCGGGCGCGCGCTCCAGGGGATGGGCATGGGCGTCATCCCACTCGGGATCGCCCTCCTGCGTGATGTCGTGGACGCCTCCCGTCTCGGTACTTCGATCGCGCTGGTCAGCGCGACGCTCGGTGTCGGCGGAGCGCTCGGGCTGCCGATCAGCGCATTGGTGACGGATCGCTTCGACTGGCACGTCCTCTTCGTCTTCGCAGCGGTCATCGCCTCGATCTCCCTGATCCTCGTCGTCGTGGCGGTCCCCGTCGCCGGCACCCCGGTCGGAGGACGCGTCGACCTGATCGGCGCGTTCGGGTTGAGCGTCGGCCTCGTCGGGCTGCTGCTGGCCGTCTCGCAGGGCAATACGTGGGGTTGGCTGTCGACGCCGACCTTGCTGAGTGCCGGCATCGGCCTCCTCGCGCTGATGCTGCTGGTCTGGTACGAGCTGTCCACAGCCAATCCGCTCATCGATGTGCGCGTGAGCCTACGGCCCGCTGTGCTCACAACGAATATCTCGTCAGTCGCGATGGGGTTCGCACTGTTCTCATCGAGCATCGCCTTTCCGCAGTTGCTTCAGGTGCCTGAATCCGCCGGAGGCCTGGGTATGGAACTGCTCCCCGCGAGTCTGCTGCTCGTGCCGTCGGGACTCGCGATGCTCGCGATGTCGCCAATCGCGGGTCGCATCCAACGGATCGCCGGGCCGAAGCCGCTTCTGGTCGCGGGAGCGCTGGTGCTCGTCGTCGCCTACGCGGTCAGCGCGTTCGTCCCGCTGCATGCGTGGACGATCGCGGTCATCAATGCTGTGATCGGCGCAGGCGTGGGGCTGGGTTACGCCGCGATGCCGGCACTCATCATGGGTGCGGTTCCCGTGAGCGAGACCGGGGCGGCGAATGGTCTCAACACGCTCATGCGATCGTTCGGAACCACGGTCGCGGCGGCCGTCGTCGGAGCGATCCTGGCCGGGGCATCGGGCAGTGATGTCGCCGGATCGTTCCAGGTCGTCTTCATCCTCGGGCTCGTCGCAGCAGCAGTCAGCGCCGGGGTGGCGCTGCTGATCCCGAGAGCACGCCTGGTTCGAGGAACGCCGGCGGGTGATGTGCCTGCCGACACTGCGGTCAGGGCTGCCGTCGAAACCGTGTCCGCGAGATAACCTGAGCCTCCCCGCCAAGTGCACCGCCAGTTCAGCCGGTGCCCGTGTCACGCTGCTCAGAAGGAGTACACCACGCATCGGCTG is a window of Microbacterium terrae DNA encoding:
- a CDS encoding MFS transporter, producing the protein MVESVVDTVYSRTRQNLVVAVLAFAGMGASFMQTILIPIQGRLPELLDAPAADTAWVITATLLASAIAVPIAGKLGDMFGKRRIALVLLAILTVGSIVCALSPDLIWMIVGRALQGMGMGVIPLGIALLRDVVDASRLGTSIALVSATLGVGGALGLPISALVTDRFDWHVLFVFAAVIASISLILVVVAVPVAGTPVGGRVDLIGAFGLSVGLVGLLLAVSQGNTWGWLSTPTLLSAGIGLLALMLLVWYELSTANPLIDVRVSLRPAVLTTNISSVAMGFALFSSSIAFPQLLQVPESAGGLGMELLPASLLLVPSGLAMLAMSPIAGRIQRIAGPKPLLVAGALVLVVAYAVSAFVPLHAWTIAVINAVIGAGVGLGYAAMPALIMGAVPVSETGAANGLNTLMRSFGTTVAAAVVGAILAGASGSDVAGSFQVVFILGLVAAAVSAGVALLIPRARLVRGTPAGDVPADTAVRAAVETVSAR